In a single window of the Papaver somniferum cultivar HN1 chromosome 8, ASM357369v1, whole genome shotgun sequence genome:
- the LOC113301891 gene encoding uncharacterized protein LOC113301891, translating into MDNNMLSWEGLESLRQNPCEFVEEYMDWYNQVSHPFIINREIQDLVEAEIAEAQATQAAAKKASDSKIHSASEAMTIMLSSATKLMSKMKKKVSCKQTTSVAEQQGFCNELQEVIRVGQSVNAKKKSMKRTRQEPGGPSGGGNASDTNDEHGGRGSDHGGGSRGGGA; encoded by the exons ATGGATAACAACATGCTGAGTTGGGAGGGATTAGAGAGTTTACGTCAAAATCCTTGTGAATTTGTAGAAGaatatatggattggtataatcaGGTTTCCCATCCTTTCATTATTAATAGAGAAATTCAAGATCTTGTTGAAGCTGAAATCGCGGAGGCACAAGCAACGCAAGCTGCGGCAAAGAAAGCGTCTGACAGCAAAATCCATAGTGCATCCGAGGCAATGACGATAATG CTGTCGTCGGCAACTAAGTTAATGagtaaaatgaagaagaaagttaGTTGCAAACAGACGACATCAGTGGCTGAGCAACAAGGTTTCTGCAACGAATTGCAAGAGGTCATTCGCGTAGGTCAATCCGTCAATGCAAAGAAAAAGTCGATGAAGAGAACCCGACAAGAACCCGGAGGCCCAAGTGGAGGTGGTAATGCATCCGATACCAATGATGAACATGGAGGCCGTGGAAGTGATCATGGAGGTGGTAGTCGAGGTGGTGGTGCATGA
- the LOC113301513 gene encoding oligopeptide transporter 7-like: MAETEKCDQEEENSPVKQVALTVPTTDDPSLPTLTFRMWVLGTLSCVLLSFLNQFFWYRKEPLTISSVSAQIAVVPLGHLMAKHVTDRIFFKGTRYEFTLNPGPFNVKEHVLITIFANSGAGSVYAIHIVTAVKLFYKKNLGFFVSLIVVVTTQVLGFGWAGIFRRYLVEPAAMWWPKNLVQVSLFGALHAKETKSKGGLSRIHFFLVAFVCSCAYYVLPGYLFPMLTSLSWVCWIFPKSVLAQQLGSGLHGLGIGAIGLDWTTVSSYLDTPLASPWFATANVAVGFIFITYIVTPITYWFNFYNGKNFSIFSSTLFESNGKVYNISSIVNEDFKIDMAAYNKSGRIYLTSFFAMTYGVGFATLSAVIVHVLLFHGREIWEQSRSAFKDKKKDIHTRLMSKYKQVPEWWFVCILLATIAVTIFACEFYNEQLQLPWWGVLFACALAMFFTLPIGILFATTNQQPALNIITEYIIGYIYPGYPVANICFKTYGYISMRQAIVFLADFKLGHYMKIPPRTMFLAQVVGAIVAGVSYLGTSWWLIHSIPDMCNTQVLSPDSPWTCPGDHVFFDASVIWGLVGPRRIFGNLGAYATVNWFFLGGAIAPILVWLAQRAFRNQKWISLVNMPILIGATASMPPATAVNYTSWILVGFLSGFVVFRYHQNWWRKHNYVLSGALDAGLAFMAVLLHFCLGMNDISIDWWGSNADGCPLASCPTAKGVVTKGCPVF; encoded by the exons ATGGCAGAGACAGAGAAATgtgatcaagaagaagaaaattcacCAGTAAAACAAGTGGCATTAACAGTACCAACAACAGATGATCCATCCTTACCAACCCTAACGTTTAGAATGTGGGTTTTAGGAACTCTTTCCTGTGTTCTTCTTTCATTTTTAAACCAGTTTTTCTGGTATAGAAAAGAACCATTAACTATCTCATCCGTTTCTGCTCAAATTGCTGTTGTTCCACTAGGTCATTTGATGGCTAAACATGTCACTGATCGGATATTCTTTAAGGGTACTAGATATGAATTTACGTTAAACCCTGGTCCTTTTAACGTCAAAGAACATGTTTTGATCACAATATTCGCTAATTCTGGTGCTGGTTCTGTTTATGCTATACATATTGTTACTGCTGTTAAACTCTTTTACAAGAAGAATCTcggtttctttgtttctttgatcGTTGTTGTCACTACCCAG GTGCTTGGATTTGGTTGGGCTGGAATTTTCCGGAGATATTTGGTGGAGCCAGCAGCTATGTGGTGGCCAAAGAATCTTGTTCAAGTCTCCCTATTCGG GGCTTTACATGCGAAAGAAACTAAATCCAAGGGTGGATTATCACGAATCCATTTTTTCCTTGTCGCATTTGTGTGTAGCTGCGCATACTATGTTCTCCCTGGCTATCTCTTCCCAATGTTGACATCCCTCTCATGGGTTTGCTGGATATTCCCCAAATCTGTTCTGGCACAACAACTAGGTTCCGGTCTTCATGGTCTTGGAATAGGTGCAATTGGGCTTGATTGGACGACAGTATCGTCCTATCTCGATACCCCACTGGCGAGCCCATGGTTTGCTACGGCAAATGTAGCTGTTGGTTTCATTTTCATCACCTATATTGTAACACCAATTACCTATTGGTTCAATTTTTACAATGGAAAgaacttctccatattttcgtcaACGCTATTCGAGTCTAATGGAAAGGTTTACAACATCTCTAGCATTGTCAACGAGGATTTCAAGATTGACATGGCAGCTTATAATAAAAGTGGACGTATTTACCTTACATCTTTCTTTGCCATGACTTATGGAGTGGGTTTCGCGACACTTAGTGCCGTCATCGTTCATGTTCTCCTGTTTCACGGAAG AGAAATATGGGAGCAAAGCAGATCAGCATTTAAAGATAAGAAAAAAGATATACACACAAGATTAATGAGCAAGTACAAGCAAGTGCCTGAATGGTGGTTTGTTTGCATACTTCTAGCTACTATTGCAGTCACTATATTTGCTTGTGAGTTCTACAATGAGCAGCTTCAACTTCCATGGTGGGGTGTGCTGTTTGCTTGCGCACTTGCCATGTTTTTCACTCTTCCAATTGGTATCCTTTTTGCAACCACAAACCAA CAACCAGCATTAAACATCATAACAGAGTACATCATTGGGTACATATATCCTGGGTATCCCGTGGCAAACATATGCTTCAAGACGTACGGGTACATAAGTATGAGACAAGCAATAGTCTTTCTTGCAGATTTCAAACTAGGCCACTACATGAAGATTCCACCAAGAACAATGTTCCTGGCACAG GTTGTAGGAGCTATTGTAGCTGGAGTGTCTTACTTGGGAACTTCATGGTGGCTCATACATAGCATCCCTGATATGTGTAACACTCAGGTGCTTTCCCCTGATAGTCCTTGGACTTGTCCTGGTGACCATGTATTCTTTGATGCTTCAGTTATATGGGGATTAGTTGGACCTCGCAGAATCTTCGGAAATCTTGGTGCTTATGCGACTGTAAACTGGTTCTTCTTAGGGGGAGCAATTGCACCTATACTAGTTTGGTTGGCTCAAAGAGCCTTCCGTAATCAAAAATGGATTAGTCTGGTTAATATGCCTATACTCATCGGTGCAACAGCAAGTATGCCTCCAGCAACTGCTGTTAACTATACAAGTTGGATACTGGTTGGGTTTCTTTCTGGATTCGTTGTTTTTAGATACCACCAGAACTGGTGGCGGAAACATAATTACGTTCTGTCTGGAGCTCTTGATGCTGGTCTGGCTTTCATGGCTGTGCTTTTGCACTTTTGTTTGGGTATGAATGACATTAGTATTGATTGGTGGGGAAGTAATGCGGATGGTTGCCCTTTGGCTTCCTGCCCAACCGCTAAAGGAGTCGTCACCAAGGGTTGTCCAGTGTTCTGA
- the LOC113301892 gene encoding protein MAINTENANCE OF MERISTEMS-like has translation MHVGCGNKPKMLKSFKLKNLKEKFENTMKKVNDGLVMDATKINHTAVAAYLLHTLGRIIFPDHSGNKVSAQYLQFVKDLSKFHEYAWGSACVAFLLHSIATTSRLDSRNIGGNFNLFQVWVYDHFSNLK, from the exons ATGCATGTTGGCTGCGGCAACAAACCAAAGATGTTGAAGTCATTCAAGTTGAAGAATCTGAAAGAAAAGTTCGAGAACACTATGAAGAAAGTTAACGATGGGTTGGTGATGGATGCGACCAAAATAAACCATACTGCTGTTGCTGCTTATTTGTTGCACACTCTCGGCCGAATTATATTTCCTGACCATAGTGGCAACAAAGTTAGTGCTCAATATCTCCAATTCGTAAAAGATCTTTCGAAGTTTCATGAGTACGCTTGGGGATCCGCTTGTGTTGCATTCCTTCTCCATTCAATTGCTACAACATCTAGGCTAGACTCTAGAAATATTGGAGGAAACTTCAATCTCTTTCAG GTGTGGGTATATGATCACTTTTCGAATTTGAAATGA